One Roseimaritima multifibrata DNA window includes the following coding sequences:
- a CDS encoding GTPase produces the protein MPTLTCQLTGSGRGGVASIAILGPQALVLLKTFFQPASPTAKFTPNRILYGTWNGRSERAGESIVVTPLCEDHFQIHCHGGKAAVEQILTDLQASGAQRCEWSEWLTAQGVPLLQAEAEQILSQTSTRKTAAIAYDQVRGALHQQALSWRAELLLATSPAEGAVPVSQPTDPAILSSIQSEAASILEAREIGIHLTQPWKVVLAGPPNVGKSSLLNGLLGYRRAITFDSPGTTRDVLSADVVFAGWPIELSDTAGQRVAIDAIEGEGIARAQQEMAEADLILLVTDASRDSSEPSTFSYEGSTPVLSVLNKVDLRPEEPASTNPDPTFFETVATTGDGLPRLIEAIVKTLVPVPPTSGTALPILPRQIDCLQRIRSASTVESALQAVNDLMGFANAPAA, from the coding sequence ATGCCTACGCTCACATGCCAACTGACGGGATCGGGGCGAGGTGGAGTCGCATCGATTGCGATCCTGGGCCCGCAAGCACTTGTGCTGCTAAAAACATTTTTCCAACCGGCCAGCCCTACCGCAAAATTCACCCCAAACCGGATTCTCTATGGGACCTGGAATGGCCGATCGGAGCGCGCAGGCGAATCGATTGTGGTCACGCCTCTTTGCGAAGACCATTTTCAAATCCACTGCCACGGCGGAAAAGCAGCCGTCGAACAGATCCTTACCGATTTGCAGGCAAGCGGTGCCCAAAGATGTGAATGGTCCGAATGGCTGACCGCCCAGGGCGTCCCTCTTTTACAGGCCGAAGCCGAACAGATCCTTTCGCAAACATCGACCCGCAAAACCGCCGCCATCGCGTACGACCAAGTCCGCGGCGCATTGCATCAGCAAGCCTTATCCTGGCGTGCGGAACTACTGCTTGCGACTTCGCCAGCCGAGGGTGCCGTCCCGGTTTCCCAGCCGACCGATCCAGCCATTCTTTCCTCCATTCAATCCGAGGCTGCATCGATACTGGAGGCCCGCGAAATCGGAATCCATCTGACGCAACCTTGGAAGGTGGTCCTCGCCGGACCTCCCAACGTTGGCAAAAGCAGTTTACTGAACGGATTACTTGGCTACCGACGTGCGATCACCTTCGACTCGCCAGGCACCACTCGAGACGTCTTATCCGCGGACGTCGTCTTTGCAGGTTGGCCCATTGAGCTAAGCGATACCGCCGGGCAGCGAGTCGCGATCGATGCCATTGAAGGAGAAGGAATTGCACGCGCTCAGCAGGAGATGGCGGAGGCCGACCTAATCCTGCTGGTTACCGACGCTTCACGGGACTCGTCGGAACCGTCGACCTTCTCTTATGAGGGGTCGACACCGGTACTGTCCGTATTGAACAAAGTGGATCTACGGCCTGAGGAACCGGCAAGTACCAATCCGGATCCAACCTTTTTTGAAACCGTGGCAACCACCGGCGACGGACTTCCTCGGTTGATCGAAGCGATTGTTAAAACCTTAGTCCCGGTCCCGCCGACCTCTGGAACGGCCCTGCCCATCCTGCCGCGACAAATCGATTGCCTGCAGCGAATCCGCTCTGCCAGCACGGTCGAAAGTGCGTTGCAAGCCGTCAATGATTTGATGGGTTTCGCGAACGCCCCTGCCGCCTGA
- a CDS encoding putative bifunctional diguanylate cyclase/phosphodiesterase, with protein MNNPNINACDNSLRFITTDPAVIKFEEGRKANETLTAFRSAVSAAGIVVVTDVTGKIIEVNDNFCQISGYSREELLGKNHQILKSGRHPEEFFREMYSTIRRGKIWHGEVCDRAKDGSLYWMDTTIAPMLDEQGNPHSYFSLRVDISDRKRLEDRLHELAYHDTLTGLVNRDSLLQSIQNAIDRRAHRHFALLYLDFDRFKLVNDSLGHDVGDQLLKEIANRLRTTLRETKRLTDVILPARLGGDEFVVLLDGLNRPEDAIIVAERLKQVFSDSYKLGNHTVYSSASIGVVTSDNPYHFAREMLRDADLAMYEAKKSGRAHYVVFDRDLREQAEARLRIEYELHTAIERRELNLVYQPIISLESGKIEGVEALIRWNHQEHGMIGPERFISIAEETGIIESIGNWVLQEACRQMAEWEKTLGSLTPPSIHVNVSRRQLLLPNFCRIVTQAITEHNIASHRLHLEVTESMIMHDRETSIAILRELKQLGVQIDIDDFGTGYSSLSCLHEFPIDVLKIDREFVANLNQVQNFGALLHTIVALADNLNLKVVVEGIENGEQLTLIQAMGCEFGQGYLFSAPLTVQRLQDFVCSTTEFPPSNRNPTSASSTNSALAIAHSVASPQAGLPGATK; from the coding sequence GTGAACAATCCTAACATCAACGCTTGCGACAACTCGCTTCGCTTTATCACCACCGATCCGGCGGTAATAAAGTTCGAAGAAGGTCGAAAAGCCAATGAAACGCTAACCGCTTTTCGCTCAGCCGTCAGCGCTGCGGGGATTGTGGTGGTTACCGATGTGACCGGAAAGATCATTGAAGTCAACGACAATTTCTGCCAGATATCGGGATACTCCCGAGAGGAACTGCTGGGAAAAAATCACCAGATTCTAAAGTCAGGGCGGCATCCGGAAGAGTTCTTTCGCGAGATGTACTCGACCATTCGACGTGGCAAAATCTGGCACGGCGAGGTCTGCGATCGGGCAAAAGACGGATCACTTTACTGGATGGATACGACCATCGCTCCAATGCTGGACGAACAAGGCAATCCACACAGCTATTTTTCTCTTCGAGTCGACATCAGTGATCGTAAACGCCTGGAAGATCGGCTTCATGAATTAGCGTATCACGATACGTTGACCGGATTGGTCAACCGAGATTCGCTTTTGCAATCGATTCAAAATGCAATCGACCGGCGAGCTCATCGTCATTTCGCGTTGCTGTATCTTGATTTCGATCGCTTCAAATTAGTCAACGACAGCTTGGGGCACGATGTCGGTGATCAACTACTGAAAGAAATTGCCAACCGCCTTCGCACAACGCTTCGTGAAACCAAACGACTGACCGATGTCATTCTGCCGGCTCGACTGGGCGGCGACGAATTTGTAGTGCTGCTGGACGGACTAAATCGTCCCGAAGACGCAATCATTGTCGCCGAGCGTCTGAAACAAGTTTTCAGCGACAGCTACAAACTAGGCAACCATACGGTCTACTCCTCCGCAAGTATCGGAGTCGTTACCAGCGACAATCCCTATCACTTTGCGCGTGAGATGCTGCGTGACGCCGACCTTGCCATGTACGAAGCAAAGAAATCGGGAAGGGCTCACTACGTTGTCTTCGATCGCGACCTCCGCGAACAAGCAGAAGCACGCCTGCGGATCGAATACGAATTGCATACGGCCATCGAACGTCGTGAATTGAACTTGGTATACCAGCCGATCATCTCCTTAGAATCTGGAAAGATCGAAGGCGTCGAAGCGTTGATCCGCTGGAACCATCAAGAGCATGGAATGATTGGCCCCGAACGCTTCATCTCGATCGCCGAAGAGACAGGGATCATCGAATCGATCGGCAACTGGGTCCTACAGGAAGCCTGCCGGCAGATGGCCGAGTGGGAAAAGACGCTTGGCTCGCTGACGCCGCCATCGATCCACGTGAATGTCTCGCGCCGACAACTGCTCCTGCCCAATTTTTGCCGAATCGTTACCCAAGCGATAACCGAACACAACATAGCGTCTCACCGGCTTCACTTAGAAGTCACCGAAAGCATGATCATGCACGATCGAGAGACCTCGATCGCCATTCTTCGTGAACTGAAACAACTTGGCGTTCAAATTGACATCGACGATTTCGGGACGGGTTATTCATCCCTTTCCTGCTTGCATGAATTTCCGATCGATGTGCTAAAAATTGACCGTGAATTTGTCGCAAATTTAAATCAAGTTCAAAATTTCGGAGCCTTACTGCACACAATCGTCGCCCTTGCCGATAATCTGAATCTGAAAGTGGTTGTCGAAGGAATTGAAAACGGTGAACAGTTAACGCTGATCCAAGCGATGGGCTGTGAATTTGGGCAGGGCTACCTGTTCTCGGCGCCGCTGACGGTACAACGACTTCAAGACTTCGTCTGTTCCACCACCGAATTCCCCCCAAGCAATCGCAACCCGACCTCAGCAAGCTCGACAAATTCCGCACTTGCCATAGCCCACTCGGTTGCTTCCCCCCAAGCCGGCCTCCCCGGTGCCACTAAATGA
- a CDS encoding HDOD domain-containing protein: protein MTALRPVPFIAPDFPVAVEDAILKIRNLATLPAIANKIMAMATDPDCSVEDIHAIVSRDPALGARLLKLANSAFYGAPRQIDSLNQAVVMLGMNAVKNTAIAASLQKVFQAKSADSKFDASKLWLHSIAVAIAARQLAQASGMEKPETAFLAGLLHDIGIMVEMQAFGIQFIQWIHSLPPENEFSLLAAEASAFGATHQEFGAGLCRKWNFPISLENATRYHHAPQELPTELRPLPSIVHIANFMAVQMQAEFIRSMDNTSLDPEIVASIGLDLQDIENLYCTLPEEITEAQEMLA, encoded by the coding sequence ATGACCGCTCTACGACCCGTTCCGTTTATCGCCCCCGACTTTCCTGTCGCGGTTGAGGATGCGATCCTAAAAATACGCAACCTCGCAACTTTGCCAGCCATTGCAAACAAGATCATGGCAATGGCAACCGATCCAGATTGTTCGGTCGAGGACATCCACGCGATCGTTTCTCGAGACCCTGCCCTCGGGGCACGTTTGCTAAAGCTTGCCAATTCGGCGTTCTATGGGGCTCCACGCCAAATCGATTCGCTCAATCAGGCGGTCGTGATGCTGGGCATGAACGCGGTCAAAAACACCGCGATCGCGGCCAGCCTTCAAAAAGTCTTTCAAGCCAAATCGGCCGATTCAAAATTCGATGCTAGCAAGCTTTGGCTCCACAGTATCGCGGTTGCTATCGCGGCGAGGCAACTGGCCCAAGCATCCGGAATGGAAAAACCAGAAACTGCCTTTTTGGCCGGTCTGCTTCATGACATCGGAATCATGGTGGAAATGCAAGCATTCGGAATCCAATTTATCCAGTGGATCCACTCGCTCCCACCGGAAAACGAATTCTCATTGCTGGCCGCAGAAGCGTCCGCTTTCGGAGCCACTCACCAAGAGTTCGGCGCGGGGCTCTGCCGCAAATGGAACTTCCCGATCTCGCTAGAAAACGCCACCCGCTACCACCACGCTCCCCAAGAACTTCCTACCGAACTCCGACCGCTACCAAGCATCGTCCATATCGCCAATTTCATGGCGGTTCAAATGCAAGCCGAATTCATAAGATCGATGGACAACACGTCCCTCGATCCAGAGATCGTTGCTTCGATTGGACTGGATCTTCAGGACATCGAAAACCTGTATTGCACGCTCCCCGAAGAGATCACCGAAGCTCAGGAAATGCTAGCATAA
- a CDS encoding ABC transporter ATP-binding protein, with product MKDFRRVLHLVTKRRWTLAGCIFTSVFVALLWGLNIGALYPMVEIVFKGDGVPGYIAKEIDNSLEQIAETETEIAEINQQLSSKPGVEKRNQLELSLEFAITRRTAYESSLDSLRWFQPYANQYLPETAFGTLSFMIGLLIAGTLLKLVALGINLMLVQDLAMRAANDVRSLFFRRALRLDLDEFGDNGSAGLTSRLTNDIGHLNGGITVLLGRLVREPLKMIVCFAGAAWVCPRLLLLVMVVAPLMVIIMHSLSRSIRRASRRVMDEMTQLYGMLNDAFSGIRVIKAYNTQAFERARFERSIHAYYGRSMKMALYNTLARSVSEFLGLGMVCLAILAGGYLVINRQTELLGLHMSNKPLGPGEMLMFFGFLIGASDPARKLSDVWSGLQRGVAAASRVYEVIDRPVRVTEPARPQSVARPHQNIIFSNVTFRYPSGPPVLNGIDLTIPRGECLAVVGPNGSGKSTLISLLCRFDDPQGGEVLLDNVPLPKMSLRNLRRRIGLVTQRTVLFDDTILNNIRYGMPRVSREDVILAAKQAYADDFIREKTEFGYDTPLGQNGVRLSGGQMQRIALARAFLRKPDILILDEATSQIDMESEALIHEALKKFLVNRTGLMITHRPTTLALADRIAVIEEGILTDIGPHNTLLAKNAFYRSLCRGDSAEAA from the coding sequence ATGAAAGATTTCCGGCGTGTTCTCCACCTCGTCACTAAGCGACGCTGGACGCTAGCGGGATGTATTTTTACTTCCGTATTCGTCGCCCTGTTGTGGGGGTTGAACATCGGTGCGTTATATCCAATGGTTGAAATCGTCTTTAAAGGAGACGGTGTCCCTGGTTATATCGCAAAGGAAATCGACAATTCGCTCGAACAGATTGCCGAAACCGAAACGGAAATCGCTGAGATCAACCAGCAGCTTTCCAGTAAGCCAGGCGTAGAGAAACGGAACCAGTTAGAGCTATCGCTTGAATTCGCGATCACTCGGCGCACCGCCTACGAGAGCTCGCTGGATTCGCTGCGCTGGTTTCAACCCTACGCGAATCAGTACCTTCCCGAGACCGCTTTTGGGACCCTTTCGTTTATGATCGGGCTGCTGATTGCCGGAACGCTATTGAAACTGGTGGCCCTCGGCATCAATTTGATGCTGGTCCAAGACTTAGCGATGCGAGCGGCAAACGATGTTCGGTCGCTCTTTTTTCGCCGCGCCCTGCGGCTGGATCTGGACGAATTCGGCGACAACGGATCAGCGGGGCTAACGTCCCGCTTGACCAATGACATTGGGCATCTGAACGGTGGCATTACCGTCTTGCTTGGGCGACTTGTCCGCGAACCGCTAAAAATGATTGTCTGCTTTGCCGGCGCCGCTTGGGTTTGTCCACGCCTGTTACTTCTTGTGATGGTCGTAGCTCCCTTGATGGTGATCATCATGCACAGCCTAAGCCGCAGCATTCGCCGCGCCAGTCGTCGGGTGATGGATGAAATGACCCAGCTATATGGCATGCTAAACGATGCCTTTTCGGGGATCCGAGTCATCAAGGCCTACAATACACAAGCCTTCGAACGGGCTCGATTCGAACGAAGCATCCACGCCTATTACGGGCGTTCGATGAAAATGGCTCTGTACAATACTTTGGCTCGCTCGGTTTCCGAGTTCCTCGGCCTTGGCATGGTTTGCTTGGCAATCCTTGCTGGCGGTTACCTGGTGATCAACCGGCAGACCGAACTACTGGGCTTGCACATGAGCAACAAGCCGCTTGGCCCAGGCGAGATGCTGATGTTCTTTGGTTTCCTGATCGGCGCTTCCGACCCGGCTAGAAAACTATCGGACGTCTGGAGCGGCCTACAACGCGGCGTCGCGGCGGCCTCTCGCGTTTACGAAGTAATCGATCGGCCTGTCCGAGTCACCGAACCGGCACGTCCGCAATCGGTCGCTCGGCCTCACCAAAACATCATCTTCTCCAACGTCACCTTTCGCTATCCATCGGGACCCCCTGTCTTAAATGGAATCGATTTAACGATCCCCCGAGGCGAATGTTTGGCAGTTGTCGGCCCCAATGGTTCGGGCAAAAGCACCCTGATCAGTTTGCTCTGCCGATTTGACGATCCGCAGGGTGGCGAAGTCCTGCTGGACAACGTGCCGTTGCCGAAGATGTCGCTGCGTAATCTCCGGCGACGCATCGGCTTGGTGACCCAACGAACCGTTCTTTTCGATGACACCATCCTGAACAACATTCGCTATGGGATGCCACGCGTCTCTCGCGAAGATGTGATCCTCGCCGCCAAACAAGCGTATGCCGACGATTTCATTCGTGAAAAAACCGAATTTGGATACGATACTCCATTGGGGCAAAACGGCGTTCGTTTGAGCGGCGGACAAATGCAACGGATTGCACTTGCTCGAGCCTTTTTGCGTAAACCTGACATTTTGATTTTGGACGAAGCGACCAGCCAAATCGACATGGAAAGTGAAGCGTTGATCCACGAGGCATTGAAGAAATTCCTTGTCAATCGAACCGGGCTGATGATTACCCACCGCCCAACGACGCTCGCCCTCGCCGACCGGATCGCGGTTATCGAAGAGGGAATCCTGACCGACATCGGGCCTCATAACACTCTGCTCGCAAAGAACGCGTTTTATCGCTCGCTTTGCCGTGGAGATTCTGCCGAAGCCGCCTAG